Proteins encoded within one genomic window of Hermetia illucens chromosome 2, iHerIll2.2.curated.20191125, whole genome shotgun sequence:
- the LOC119648901 gene encoding innexin inx6-like — protein sequence MLHIFEPVTKYFKIKKVRVYDGVFGLHCQVSVAILVACAIIVSAKEYFGKAIDCVSDDKDKDFVSTFCWVAGTYITENFQQTVGAQAASVGVTGDVFDQQNPAVPLRIYQRYYPWIVLFLFFQAITFLTPSYLWKIWEGGRLEQMCEDLRSVFVPEEWNIKRRDLLISYFSNNNKDIHMCYALKYFFCEFLNCAVCCVNLMLLNWFFSGFWSKFGPALGALSLYDWELWNIQSSVLFPKMAKCEFFKFGSSGSVQNTDVLCVLPLNMLNDKIFAVLAYWLIFLTVVSLLNVFYRIYIMCSPKHRLRLFRVHLNSMPTHQTKFIFYGINIGDWFMLYQVGRNINPTLFRELAEQLYNKKKANISNDV from the exons ATGTTGCATATTTTCGAGCCCGTCACCAAgtatttcaaaatcaaaaaagtCCGAGTGTACGATGGTGTATTTGGGTTGCATTGTCAAGTGAGTGTGGCGATCTTAGTCGCGTGCGCAATCATCGTGTCGGCGAAGGAGTATTTCGGGAAGGCTATAGACTGCGTGTCGGATGACAAAGACAAGGATTTCGTGAGCACATTTTGCTGGGTGGCAGGAACTTACATCACCGAGAATTTCCAGCAAACTGTAGGTGCGCAGGCAGCGAGTGTGGGAGTCACAGGAGATGTCTTCGATCAACAGAATCCCGCTGTCCCGTTGCGGATCTATCAACGCTACTATCCCTGGATTGTCCTTTTCCTGTTCTTCCAGGCTATAACTTTCTTGACTCCCTCCTATCTATGGAAGATTTGGGAGGGTGGACGACTGGAGCAGATGTGCGAAGATTTGA GATCGGTTTTCGTCCCAGAGGAATGGAATATCAAGAGGAGAGATCTGCTTATTTCCTATTTCTCGAACAATAACAAGGACATTCACATGTGTTACGCTTTGAAATACTTTTTCTGCGAATTCTTGAACTGCGCCGTTTGT tgtgtCAACTTGATGCTTCTGAATTGGTTTTTTTCTGGTTTCTGGAGTAAATTTGGGCCTGCACTAGGCGCACTTTCATTATACGACTGGGAACTTTGGAACATCCAGAGCTCCGTGCTTTTCCCTAAGATGGCTAAATGCGAGTTTTTTAAGTTCGGTTCATCGGGATCTGTCCAGAATACTGACGTTCTGTGTGTACTACCGCTGAATATGTTGAACGACAAGATTTTTGCAGTCCTTGCTTATTGGCTGATATTCTTAACGGTAGTTTCACTCCTGAACGTTTTCTATAGAATATACATTATGTGTTCACCGAAACACCGGCTCCGATTGTTCCGTGTGCATCTAAACAGTATGCCAACTCATCaaacgaaatttatattttatggaATTAACATTGGTGATTGGTTCATGTTATACCAAGTAGGGCGTAACATAAATCCTACTTTGTTCCGAGAGCTTGCAGAGCAACTTTACAATAAGAAGAAAGCTAACATTTCAAACGATGTTTGA